In Sardina pilchardus chromosome 8, fSarPil1.1, whole genome shotgun sequence, a genomic segment contains:
- the tars1 gene encoding threonine--tRNA ligase 1, cytoplasmic: MEEEKVAQQMKALQVEEGKKDGAPGDKASKKKSKGATGDAAGKTELNPPPQYIEDRLALYNKLKAENDALLAERAEKDSKPIKITLPDGKVVDGESWKTTPYTVACGISQGLADNTVIAKVNNAVWDLDRPLEQDCSLQLLKFDDEEAQAVYWHSSAHIMGEAMERVYGGCLCYGPPIESGFYYDMFLDSEGVSSNDFPGLENLCKKIIKEKQPFERLEIKKETLLEMFKYNKFKCRILNEKVTTPTTTVYRCGPLIDLCRGPHVRHTGKIKALKIHKNSSTYWEGKADMESLQRIYGISFPDPKMLKEWEKFQEEAKNRDHRKLGREQDLFFFHDLSPGSCFFLPKGAYIYNSLVQFIRSEYRKRGFQEVVTPNIYNSKLWQTSGHWQHYSENMFSFESEKETFALKPMNCPGHCLMFDHRPRSWRELPLRMADFGVLHRNELSGALTGLTRVRRFQQDDAHIFCTMDQIESEIKGCLDFLRTVYNVFGFTFKLNLSTRPEKFLGEVAVWDQAEKQLENSLNEFGEKWVLNPGDGAFYGPKIDIQIKDAIGRYHQCATIQLDFQLPIRFNLTFVSHDGDDKKRPVIIHRAILGSVERMIAILTENYGGKWPLWLSPRQVMVVPVGPTCEEYAEKVRQQFHMAGLMTDVDVDPGCTLNKKIRNAQLAQYNFILVVGEKEKTSDTVNVRTRDNKVHGERSVTDCIERLKQLKDTRSRNAEEEF; this comes from the exons atggaggaggagaaagttGCTCAGCAGATGAAGGCGCTGCAAGTTGAGGAAGGGAAGAAG GACGGAGCTCCTGGAGATAAAGCATCAAAGAAAAAGAGCAAAGGTGCTACAGGGGATGCTGCAGGAAAAACAGAG CtcaacccccctccccagtACATCGAGGATCGTCTGGCCCTCTACAACAAGCTGAAAGCAGAGAATGATGCCCTCTTGGCTGAGCGGGCAGAGAAGGACAGCAAGCCCATCAAGATCACCCTGCCCGACGGGAAGGTGGTGGATGGGGAGTCCTGGAAGACCACCCCGTACACAGTGGCCTGTGGCATCAG CCAAGGCCTTGCTGATAATACTGTGATTGCTAAAGTGAACAATGCTGTGTGGGACCTGGACAGACCCTTAGAACAGGACTGCAGCCTGCAGCTCCTCAAGTTTGATGATGAAGAAGCTCAAGCT GTGTATTGGCACTCCAGTGCCCACATCATGGGCGAGGCCATGGAGCGAGTATACGGTGGCTGCCTGTGCTACGGACCCCCCATCGAGAGCGGCTTCTACTACGACATGTTTCTGGATAGCGA AGGGGTTTCGAGTAATGACTTCCCCGGTCTGGAGAACCTGTGTAAGAAAATCATCAAGGAGAAGCAGCCCTTTGAGAGGCTGGAGATAAAGAAGGAGACTCTCCTGGAAATGTTCAAG TACAACAAGTTTAAGTGCAGGATCTTGAACGAGAAAGTGACCACTCCAACCACCACTGTTTACAG GTGTGGTCCTTTAATTGACCTCTGCAGAGGTCCCCACGTGAGGCACACTGGAAAGATCAAGGCCCTAAAGATCCACAAG AACTCCTCCACCTACTGGGAGGGGAAGGCAGACATGGAGAGCCTGCAGCGGATCTACGGCATCTCCTTCCCCGACCCCAAGATGCTGAAGGAGTGGGAGAAGTTCCAGGAGGAGGCCAAGAACCGCGACCACCGCAAACTCGGACGG GAGCAGGACCTGTTCTTCTTCCACGACTTGAGCCCCGGCAGCTGTTTCTTCCTGCCCAAGGGGGCGTACATCTACAACTCCCTCGTCCAGTTCATCCGG AGTGAGTACAGGAAGCGGGGCTTCCAGGAAGTGGTCACCCCCAACATCTACAACAGCAAGCTGTGGCAGACCTCCGGCCACTGGCAGCACTACAGCGAGAACATGTTCTCCTTCGAGTCGGAGAAGGAGACGTTCGCCCTGAAGCCCATGAACTGCCCAGGCCACTG TCTGATGTTTGACCACCGGCCGCGCTCCTGGAGAGAGCTGCCCCTGCGCATGGCGGACTTTGGCGTGCTGCACCGCAACGAGCTGTCGGGGGCGCTGACGGGACTGACCCGCGTGCGGCGCTTCCAGCAGGACGACGCCCACATCTTCTGCACCATGGACCAG ATTGAGAGCGAGATCAAAGGGTGCCTCGACTTCCTGCGCACTGTCTACAACGTGTTCGGCTTCACGTTCAAGCTGAACCTCTCCACCCGACCGGAGAAGTTCCTGGGAGAGGTGGCGGTCTGGGACCAGGCCGAAAAG cAACTGGAAAACAGTCTGAACGAATTTGGAGAGAAGTGGGTCTTGAACCCAGGGGACGGAGCTTTCTATGGACCAAAG ATTGACATTCAGATCAAGGATGCCATCGGCCGCTACCACCAGTGTGCCACCATCCAGCTGGACTTCCAGTTGCCCATCCGCTTCAATCTCACCTTTGTCAG CCATGATGGTGATGACAAGAAGAGGCCAGTGATCATCCACAGAGCCATTCTGGGATCAGTGGAGAGAATGATCGCCATCCTGACAGAAAACTACGGCGGGAAATG GCCTCTCTGGCTGTCTCCACGGCAGGTGATGGTTGTACCTGTCGGACCTACTTGTGAGGAATACGCAGAAAAG gttCGGCAGCAGTTCCACATGGCGGGCTTGATGACGGACGTGGATGTGGACCCGGGCTGCACCCTCAACAAGAAGATCAGGAACGCCCAGCTGGCCCAGTACAACTTCATCCTGG tggtgggagagaaggagaagaccaGCGACACCGTCAACGTGCGCACGCGTGACAACAAGGTCCACGGAGAACGCAGCGTGACCGACTGCATCGAGCGGCTCAAGCAGCTGAAGGACACGCGCTCTCGCAACGCAGAGGAGGAGTTCTGA